In one window of Vibrio pelagius DNA:
- a CDS encoding heme/hemin ABC transporter substrate-binding protein, translating into MAALLGFSLATHSAIAADDTHQQRIISAGSAVTELVLALGADDQLVAIDVTSRFPQSDKLPKIGYHRNLSAEGLIALQPTTLIGSDEMGPDTAISQLKSAGVAVEIVNTEASVDGLLKRIDQIAKITHTQENATAVKEEVSKKIAALKANQVPQNEAKKVLFLLIHEGRPANVAGSETSPNAIIELAGGINPAAESLTSYKPLSMESMVEMQPDVILVSGRSYQKMGGADAILKSLPMLAATPAGMNKQIITVNGSALVGGLGLASLAEAKRLNARIYPQ; encoded by the coding sequence ATGGCCGCGCTTTTAGGTTTCTCCCTTGCAACTCACTCTGCGATTGCAGCAGACGACACACACCAACAACGAATTATCAGTGCAGGCAGTGCTGTCACGGAACTTGTATTAGCTCTTGGCGCCGACGATCAACTGGTCGCAATTGATGTTACTAGCCGTTTCCCGCAATCAGACAAACTTCCTAAAATTGGCTACCACCGTAATCTATCAGCAGAAGGGCTTATTGCTCTGCAACCGACCACTCTGATCGGCTCTGATGAAATGGGTCCAGATACGGCAATTTCTCAACTCAAATCAGCAGGTGTTGCTGTTGAAATCGTTAACACAGAAGCAAGCGTAGATGGTCTACTTAAGCGTATCGACCAAATCGCAAAGATCACTCACACGCAAGAGAACGCAACAGCGGTCAAAGAAGAAGTAAGTAAGAAGATCGCTGCGCTTAAAGCGAACCAAGTTCCTCAAAACGAAGCTAAGAAAGTTCTGTTTCTATTGATTCACGAAGGTCGACCAGCCAATGTTGCTGGCAGTGAGACCTCTCCAAACGCGATCATCGAGCTTGCGGGGGGTATTAACCCAGCGGCTGAAAGCTTAACGTCTTATAAACCACTATCTATGGAATCTATGGTTGAGATGCAACCAGACGTTATTCTTGTCAGTGGCCGTAGCTACCAAAAAATGGGCGGAGCAGACGCTATTTTGAAATCATTACCAATGCTAGCGGCTACACCTGCAGGTATGAACAAGCAGATCATCACAGTCAACGGTAGCGCATTAGTTGGTGGTCTTGGCTTAGCAAGCCTTGCCGAAGCAAAACGTTTAAACGCACGTATTTATCCACAATAA
- a CDS encoding ExbD/TolR family protein, with product MIKVSQNHNASSLTPDLTPLLDIIFIVMVFLLLTASVKLESLDVELPSNDSSNVSEVHKDSISVNLLNREPYWAINGKEYIDWENFKLALLEEVGSGNNKKPIIIGADKTADVQNLVKLLSFLQDNGIPATQLLTEGE from the coding sequence ATGATCAAAGTCTCTCAGAATCACAATGCATCAAGCTTAACGCCAGATCTGACACCTCTTTTGGACATCATCTTTATCGTAATGGTGTTCTTGCTTCTTACCGCTTCCGTGAAGTTGGAGTCATTGGACGTTGAGTTACCGAGTAATGACAGCAGCAATGTGTCTGAGGTACATAAAGACTCGATCAGCGTGAATCTGCTTAACCGCGAACCTTATTGGGCAATCAACGGCAAAGAGTACATTGACTGGGAGAACTTTAAGTTGGCGCTACTTGAAGAGGTCGGTTCTGGTAATAACAAGAAGCCAATCATCATTGGAGCGGACAAAACTGCTGACGTGCAGAACCTCGTTAAGTTGCTCTCCTTCCTACAAGACAACGGTATCCCGGCAACGCAGCTGCTAACTGAAGGCGAATAA
- a CDS encoding MotA/TolQ/ExbB proton channel family protein, producing MQQISYLQEQLGLMTWPLLICSALTAMIIVERIFQVMLSIGVGRRAIRKELNQISPTDTHQIETLAAHLSNQRPLLYKGVSMVLAHHSFSKGLREDAAGIWLQEKRHQLHAGLRLLGLIGVISPLIGLLGTVLGLIEMFKGVAATTGSITPNDLADGLGLAMRTTAAGLIIALPAISGAQLLGLWADRVLAKLEHTLNYVNVWLEGMSMQPTKNQVNASQQITATQGAH from the coding sequence ATGCAACAAATCAGTTATTTACAAGAGCAATTGGGCCTAATGACGTGGCCACTGCTTATCTGCTCAGCACTTACCGCAATGATCATCGTTGAGCGAATTTTCCAGGTGATGCTGAGTATCGGTGTAGGACGCCGCGCTATTCGTAAGGAGCTTAACCAGATCTCTCCAACCGACACTCATCAAATTGAAACACTCGCTGCTCATTTGTCCAATCAGCGCCCACTGCTCTACAAAGGCGTTTCGATGGTGCTGGCTCATCACTCTTTTTCTAAGGGGCTACGTGAAGACGCTGCGGGGATCTGGCTTCAAGAGAAACGCCACCAGCTACATGCAGGTTTACGACTACTGGGGTTGATTGGCGTGATCAGCCCACTGATCGGCCTATTGGGTACGGTTCTTGGTTTAATCGAGATGTTTAAAGGCGTTGCTGCAACAACAGGCAGTATCACACCTAATGACCTAGCCGATGGCCTTGGCCTTGCGATGCGCACTACCGCAGCCGGTTTGATTATTGCCCTTCCTGCCATCTCAGGTGCGCAACTGCTTGGCCTGTGGGCCGACAGAGTATTGGCTAAATTGGAACACACGCTGAACTACGTCAACGTGTGGCTAGAGGGTATGTCAATGCAGCCTACCAAAAATCAAGTTAACGCATCACAACAAATCACTGCAACACAAGGTGCGCACTAG
- a CDS encoding energy transducer TonB, protein MNVPRYVIAGGASLVIHAALLFVAQESKVFAMPAGAESKTVALNFKPQTQRSVKREETVTEPVESEVTPEPEITETPVEPTPTPITEPKKVQPKKEAITNKPKPEPTKELVKKPEPKPPVKKQAKKKPVEEKVTEKKAEPVKPQPDKKIAEKKVERNEQNKAQPQPVNQGVTNVEPILITKPSFSARPVPPKYPRQARRRGVEGVATYEIWLDEDGKQVKQALVNSSGALLLDKAALDAIKKWQFSPHTVNGRAIAHRVQVPVRFKLD, encoded by the coding sequence GTGAACGTTCCAAGGTATGTCATAGCAGGGGGAGCCTCATTGGTGATTCATGCTGCGTTGTTGTTTGTCGCGCAAGAATCAAAGGTATTTGCTATGCCAGCTGGCGCAGAATCTAAAACTGTTGCTCTTAACTTTAAGCCACAAACTCAACGGTCCGTGAAACGTGAAGAAACGGTCACCGAACCCGTTGAATCAGAAGTCACTCCTGAACCTGAAATTACAGAAACCCCTGTAGAACCCACCCCGACTCCGATAACAGAGCCGAAAAAGGTTCAACCGAAAAAAGAAGCAATCACTAACAAGCCAAAACCTGAGCCAACAAAAGAGCTCGTCAAAAAGCCTGAGCCTAAACCGCCAGTGAAAAAACAGGCAAAGAAAAAGCCTGTCGAGGAAAAAGTGACAGAAAAGAAAGCTGAGCCTGTTAAGCCGCAACCTGACAAGAAAATCGCCGAGAAAAAAGTCGAACGTAACGAACAGAACAAAGCACAGCCTCAGCCCGTAAACCAAGGTGTAACGAACGTAGAGCCAATATTAATCACTAAACCAAGTTTCAGTGCTCGACCGGTGCCACCTAAATACCCAAGACAAGCGAGACGCCGTGGCGTTGAAGGGGTTGCGACTTATGAGATTTGGCTTGATGAAGACGGTAAACAAGTTAAGCAAGCGTTAGTCAATTCTTCAGGTGCGCTACTTCTTGATAAGGCCGCACTTGACGCAATCAAAAAATGGCAATTTTCACCACACACTGTAAATGGTCGAGCAATTGCTCACCGTGTACAAGTACCTGTTCGTTTTAAGTTGGACTAA
- the hutW gene encoding heme anaerobic degradation radical SAM methyltransferase ChuW/HutW, whose product MTLDIYKFDQSILGVSTPDPLRFAFAKKHSAHAGGSATPIAQDKKLNLFDELMLKEGKKQDKRCLYIHIPFCRVRCTFCNFFQNAASRKLVDDYFEALLFELKQKAKTPWAQSGLFHAVYIGGGTPTDLSAMQVELLGKAIREHFPLANDVEMTLEGRINRFSDEMFDRALEGGFNRFSFGIQSFNTKVRRSAKRLDDREVVLERISSLSKTEQAPIVLDLLYGLPHQTMDVFEQDLHDYMSTGAHGIDLYQLIVGGDAPMLNLVDKGKIPPPATTPDKASMYLAGVEFMEKHKVKKLSVNHWARDNRERSIYNSLAKTYAEVLPIGCGAGGNVGGHGIMQHRTLETYMDSVKRGELPIAMMTKQSELEPIFSSLKAGFDSGVVRRSLLATIMGQDTFDYLKPLFSHWQSNGLVELSEDYLTLTIAGSFWAVTLAQSVIQVLNADYFEANPQARPSRPAHHPHAVKKHA is encoded by the coding sequence ATGACTCTCGATATTTATAAATTTGACCAATCGATTTTGGGTGTTTCAACGCCGGATCCGCTGCGTTTTGCGTTTGCAAAAAAGCACTCGGCACACGCTGGTGGAAGTGCGACTCCCATTGCTCAAGATAAGAAGTTGAATTTGTTCGACGAATTGATGCTAAAAGAAGGAAAGAAACAGGATAAACGTTGTTTGTATATCCACATTCCTTTTTGCCGAGTACGTTGTACTTTTTGTAATTTTTTCCAGAACGCTGCTAGCCGCAAACTTGTTGACGATTATTTTGAAGCCTTGCTTTTTGAGTTGAAGCAAAAAGCAAAAACACCTTGGGCTCAATCTGGCCTTTTCCATGCGGTTTACATTGGTGGAGGCACTCCGACGGATTTGTCTGCAATGCAAGTTGAGCTGCTGGGCAAAGCGATTCGTGAGCATTTCCCATTAGCGAACGACGTGGAAATGACTCTCGAAGGGCGAATTAACCGTTTCAGTGATGAAATGTTCGACCGAGCGCTAGAAGGTGGCTTCAACCGATTCTCTTTTGGTATTCAAAGCTTCAATACCAAAGTTCGTCGCAGCGCAAAAAGACTAGATGATCGCGAAGTGGTTCTAGAGAGAATCAGCTCATTAAGTAAAACTGAGCAAGCCCCAATCGTACTCGACTTACTTTATGGTTTGCCACACCAAACCATGGATGTGTTTGAGCAAGACTTACACGATTACATGTCGACTGGAGCACACGGTATTGACCTATACCAACTGATCGTGGGTGGTGATGCACCAATGCTGAACTTGGTTGATAAAGGTAAGATTCCGCCTCCTGCGACAACCCCTGATAAAGCAAGCATGTATTTGGCTGGCGTCGAGTTTATGGAAAAACACAAAGTTAAGAAACTCAGTGTGAACCATTGGGCTCGTGACAATCGTGAACGCAGCATCTACAACAGCTTAGCTAAGACATACGCCGAAGTACTGCCTATCGGTTGTGGTGCCGGTGGTAATGTTGGTGGTCACGGCATCATGCAACATCGAACGCTAGAGACTTACATGGACTCGGTTAAGCGTGGTGAGCTTCCAATCGCCATGATGACGAAGCAAAGCGAACTTGAACCTATTTTCTCTTCACTGAAAGCGGGTTTTGATTCCGGAGTTGTACGCAGAAGCCTACTGGCGACCATCATGGGACAAGACACGTTTGATTATTTAAAGCCTCTATTTTCGCATTGGCAAAGCAACGGACTGGTCGAATTGTCTGAAGACTACTTAACTTTAACCATTGCAGGCAGCTTTTGGGCTGTGACATTAGCGCAAAGCGTTATTCAAGTTTTGAATGCGGATTACTTTGAAGCGAATCCACAAGCAAGACCGTCGCGTCCTGCTCATCACCCTCATGCTGTAAAGAAACACGCATAA
- the hutX gene encoding heme utilization cystosolic carrier protein HutX has protein sequence MTDTTVEMIETLEQSVARILEEEPKLLPTAIAEKLNVTEAEVVAALPGDMSVMLDGSRAQEILEGLVGWGPVTTIVHSFGSIFEVKAPLPKGKVARGYYNLMGKEGELHGHLKLDNVKHVALVSKPFMGRESHYFGFFSETGENIFKIYLGRDEKRELIVDQVERFNALKARG, from the coding sequence ATGACAGATACAACGGTAGAGATGATCGAAACATTAGAGCAAAGCGTCGCTCGTATTCTTGAAGAAGAACCCAAGCTACTTCCTACAGCTATTGCTGAAAAGCTGAACGTGACAGAAGCAGAAGTCGTCGCTGCACTCCCAGGCGATATGTCTGTGATGCTAGACGGCTCTCGTGCTCAAGAGATCCTTGAAGGTCTTGTTGGTTGGGGCCCAGTAACGACGATCGTTCACTCGTTCGGTTCAATCTTTGAAGTTAAAGCGCCTCTCCCTAAAGGTAAAGTGGCTCGTGGTTACTACAACCTAATGGGCAAAGAGGGCGAGCTCCATGGTCACCTTAAACTAGACAACGTTAAACATGTGGCGTTGGTGAGCAAACCATTCATGGGGCGCGAGAGTCACTACTTTGGTTTCTTCAGCGAGACTGGCGAAAACATCTTTAAGATTTACCTAGGCCGTGATGAGAAACGTGAGCTTATTGTTGACCAAGTAGAACGCTTCAACGCGTTGAAAGCGCGAGGCTAA
- the hutZ gene encoding heme utilization protein HutZ yields the protein MEQQVKQERLQGRLGPEIKEFRQERRTLQLATVDEEGRPNVSYAPFVQNQEGYFVLISDIARHARNLKANPNVSLMMIEDEESSKQLYARKRLTFDATASVVERESELWNQVIAQMKERFGEIIDGLSQLQDFSLFNLKAENGLFVKGFGQAYQVSGDDLVDFVHLQEGHKKVSNE from the coding sequence ATGGAACAGCAAGTAAAACAAGAACGCCTTCAAGGTCGTTTAGGTCCTGAAATCAAAGAGTTCCGTCAAGAGCGTCGTACGCTGCAACTGGCGACTGTTGATGAAGAAGGTCGCCCAAACGTGAGCTACGCGCCGTTTGTTCAAAACCAAGAGGGCTATTTTGTTTTAATTTCTGATATCGCACGTCACGCTCGTAACCTAAAAGCGAATCCGAACGTGTCTTTGATGATGATTGAAGACGAAGAGAGCTCAAAGCAGCTTTATGCACGCAAGCGTCTAACGTTTGATGCAACGGCATCAGTCGTTGAGCGTGAGAGTGAGCTTTGGAATCAAGTTATCGCGCAAATGAAGGAGCGCTTTGGTGAGATCATTGATGGTCTAAGTCAACTTCAAGATTTCTCACTGTTTAACCTTAAAGCTGAAAACGGCTTGTTCGTTAAAGGTTTTGGTCAAGCATACCAAGTGTCTGGTGATGATCTAGTGGACTTCGTTCACCTACAAGAAGGTCACAAAAAAGTATCGAACGAATAG
- a CDS encoding ATP:cob(I)alamin adenosyltransferase: MKPVSRDWDEFCYPFIYEESPACDFEILSDELCCRIGLVLTMDLEPQVRDVLTRLQPNVYHLNGSVRGKLAITELELSELKVDYHAIRERLEGGFSGFVLPGGCRVASELHLARCQAKKVVRALVAIEHSGKKSPADILFKYANLVANTLYALASLTNFIEGVEEVEFVSKSYPMPKK; the protein is encoded by the coding sequence GTGAAACCAGTAAGCCGAGATTGGGATGAGTTCTGTTATCCGTTTATTTACGAAGAGAGTCCAGCGTGCGATTTTGAGATCCTTTCCGATGAGCTTTGTTGTCGCATAGGCTTAGTTCTTACCATGGATCTCGAACCACAAGTGCGCGACGTATTAACTCGCCTGCAGCCGAATGTTTATCACTTGAATGGTTCGGTTCGAGGAAAGCTGGCAATCACGGAGTTAGAGCTGAGTGAACTTAAAGTCGACTATCATGCGATACGTGAGCGTTTAGAGGGCGGTTTCTCAGGGTTTGTATTGCCGGGAGGTTGCCGAGTTGCCAGTGAGTTGCACTTAGCGCGTTGCCAAGCAAAGAAAGTGGTCAGAGCGCTGGTGGCGATCGAACACAGCGGTAAAAAGTCACCTGCTGATATCTTGTTCAAATACGCCAACTTAGTTGCCAATACTCTGTATGCTTTAGCGTCGCTAACCAATTTCATCGAAGGCGTGGAAGAGGTAGAATTTGTGAGTAAAAGCTACCCAATGCCGAAGAAGTAA
- a CDS encoding chemotaxis protein, which yields MAKTISKASQSQGMLMFKLSLTQSFAIGTLKVREIVPFQPMTQLPYSHHHVIGTVTIRNLTVPVIDMSAAVGFRPISPQEYQSCVLIVTDCLRTVVAFLVRSIDKIIECDWRSIESPPSSVGQNVFVTGITRYQDRIVQMLDVELLLSKIYPEYENAQIPMLTDVERERLKALNILLVDDSLIARKQLSDALDSINIPYSICNNGMDALKMMREQAQRGQAIDLLVSDIEMPGLDGYELAFEVQNDDSLRHAYCILHTSLSSEICVDRAQQVGAHEALEKFNAGELIEAMLKGAKSLEKAPKKQQITI from the coding sequence ATGGCGAAAACGATCAGTAAGGCGAGCCAGTCTCAGGGGATGCTTATGTTTAAGCTATCTTTGACTCAGAGTTTTGCAATCGGCACGTTGAAAGTGAGAGAGATCGTTCCTTTTCAACCAATGACTCAGCTGCCCTACTCACACCACCATGTTATCGGGACTGTCACTATTCGTAATCTGACTGTTCCTGTCATTGATATGTCGGCTGCGGTAGGCTTTCGTCCAATTTCACCTCAAGAGTACCAAAGTTGTGTTTTGATCGTCACAGACTGCTTGAGAACCGTTGTTGCCTTCTTAGTCCGTTCTATTGATAAAATCATCGAGTGTGATTGGCGTAGTATCGAATCGCCGCCGTCAAGCGTTGGTCAAAATGTGTTTGTGACTGGTATTACACGCTATCAAGATCGCATCGTACAGATGCTGGATGTCGAACTACTGCTATCAAAAATCTACCCAGAATATGAGAACGCTCAGATCCCAATGTTGACAGACGTTGAACGTGAACGGCTCAAAGCGCTCAATATTCTTTTGGTTGATGATTCACTCATCGCCAGAAAACAGCTCTCTGATGCGCTCGATAGTATCAATATTCCTTATAGCATCTGCAATAATGGTATGGACGCGCTGAAAATGATGCGTGAACAAGCGCAACGTGGGCAAGCAATAGACCTTTTGGTAAGCGATATCGAGATGCCTGGACTCGATGGCTATGAACTTGCGTTTGAAGTGCAGAATGATGATTCGCTGCGCCACGCTTACTGTATCTTGCATACTTCACTGTCGAGTGAAATCTGTGTGGATAGAGCTCAGCAGGTAGGTGCACACGAAGCGCTAGAAAAGTTCAATGCAGGTGAACTGATCGAAGCGATGCTTAAAGGCGCAAAATCGTTAGAAAAGGCACCTAAAAAGCAGCAAATTACGATTTAA
- the ppiC gene encoding peptidylprolyl isomerase PpiC, with translation MARTAAALHILVKHKEQAEDIIKQLKKGAKFQTLAKKYSTCPSGKKGGDLGEFKKGQMVPQFDKVCFTGETLVPHLVKTKFGWHVVKVLYRT, from the coding sequence ATGGCAAGAACCGCAGCAGCGCTTCATATTTTAGTGAAGCATAAAGAACAGGCAGAAGACATCATTAAGCAACTGAAAAAAGGTGCTAAATTTCAGACTCTTGCTAAGAAGTATTCAACCTGCCCATCAGGTAAAAAAGGCGGCGACTTAGGTGAGTTCAAAAAGGGCCAAATGGTACCTCAGTTCGATAAAGTGTGCTTTACCGGAGAAACACTCGTACCTCACTTAGTGAAAACCAAATTTGGTTGGCATGTAGTCAAAGTGCTTTACCGTACCTAG
- a CDS encoding alpha-amylase family glycosyl hydrolase: protein MESSAMLNQPATDVILHAFDWRYADIADNAALIQELGYKSVLVSPAMKSLRSDRNKPQQKPTQWWQRYQPQDYRVIDNQLGDTQDFAAMVDTLRQHGLRTYVDVVFNHMANESSIRSDLTYPNQNDLDDYQKHSEYYESIRLFGDLSKPLFDENDFVEAFGIKNWRDKWEVQNGRITGGPTDPGLPTLLDNENVVEQQRSYLKALKAMGVKGFRIDAAKHMTLAHLRKVWTEDICEHMHIFGEIITDGGATEEEYELFLEPYLKHTRLGAYDFPLFNTIFKAFDKKGSFKSLINPYCFGQALSNTRAITFAVTHDIPNNDVFLEYVMDEDAEKLATAFILGRDGGVPLIYSELDTSGIKDRNGHPRWLNDWKAPYMRGMIQFHNCTHGETMRVVEANDDLLVFVRGDKGIVVINKSKRSKTANLTWCGSVTDTLSAKVFESNEKMLKLKVEANSCLMLLTNPKGKQG, encoded by the coding sequence ATGGAGAGTTCAGCAATGTTAAACCAACCAGCCACGGATGTTATTTTACACGCCTTCGATTGGCGTTATGCAGACATCGCGGATAACGCTGCACTGATTCAAGAATTAGGCTACAAATCAGTATTGGTTTCACCAGCAATGAAGTCGCTGCGTAGCGACAGGAACAAACCACAACAGAAACCAACCCAATGGTGGCAGCGCTACCAACCCCAAGATTACCGTGTCATTGATAACCAGTTGGGTGATACCCAAGATTTTGCTGCAATGGTCGATACCTTAAGACAGCATGGCCTCAGAACCTACGTTGATGTGGTCTTTAATCATATGGCCAATGAGTCGAGTATTCGTAGTGACTTGACGTACCCAAATCAAAACGATCTCGACGATTACCAGAAACATTCAGAGTACTACGAATCGATTCGCCTTTTCGGTGACTTATCAAAGCCACTATTTGATGAGAATGACTTTGTTGAAGCATTCGGCATTAAGAACTGGCGCGATAAGTGGGAAGTTCAGAATGGCCGTATTACTGGCGGCCCTACCGATCCAGGCTTACCAACTTTGTTGGATAATGAAAATGTTGTTGAACAACAGCGTAGCTACTTGAAGGCATTGAAAGCCATGGGTGTAAAAGGCTTTCGTATCGACGCTGCTAAACACATGACCTTAGCGCATCTGCGTAAGGTGTGGACGGAAGATATTTGTGAGCATATGCATATCTTTGGTGAGATCATTACCGATGGCGGTGCGACAGAAGAAGAGTATGAGCTGTTTCTAGAGCCATATCTCAAGCATACTCGTCTAGGCGCTTACGATTTCCCGTTGTTTAATACCATCTTTAAAGCGTTTGATAAAAAGGGAAGCTTTAAGTCGTTGATTAACCCATATTGTTTCGGGCAAGCTCTCTCAAATACGCGAGCGATTACCTTTGCGGTGACACACGATATCCCAAATAATGACGTGTTCTTAGAGTACGTGATGGATGAAGATGCTGAGAAGTTGGCGACCGCATTCATCTTGGGACGCGATGGAGGTGTGCCTCTGATTTACAGCGAACTTGATACCAGTGGTATTAAAGACAGAAATGGACACCCTCGCTGGCTTAATGATTGGAAGGCCCCATACATGCGTGGCATGATCCAGTTCCACAACTGTACCCATGGAGAAACGATGCGTGTCGTTGAAGCGAATGACGACTTGTTGGTGTTTGTTCGTGGCGATAAAGGTATCGTGGTGATCAACAAGTCAAAGCGCAGTAAAACCGCCAATCTAACTTGGTGTGGTTCAGTGACTGACACGCTTTCGGCCAAGGTATTTGAGAGCAACGAGAAAATGCTGAAGCTGAAAGTAGAGGCCAATAGTTGTTTGATGCTGCTTACCAACCCGAAAGGGAAGCAGGGTTAG
- a CDS encoding methyl-accepting chemotaxis protein: MKFSHKVVAASSTLLLVTVSLLSIQQLYTVRDAVENHVNASLKEMVAGVKNTVVSEMTAKKALAQSTTEVIEIAPQDRDYVKTILEKPKLKNSFLAVGFGYEANGFVIENDDGWDAGPDYDPRVRPWYIDAKTKNSLVVTDPYVDASSKKVIISVGTPVKDNGQFTAGMFYDLELTNLATLVNKVNLFDAGYLFLVTADGTTIAHPEAKNNGEKLSSYLPQASIREGSQSIEIDGKPYLVSFTPIPSENWYVGAILDEEIAFQTVSELKNSSIIYSLIAVVLSVIALTVLIRVLMRPLDALNEAINDVASGQGDLTKRLDTNTDKEFSELAKGFNTFTENLQKQIIQSKAIGVEIKCGTEIIVQGAKESAHAMGTQLQELEQLATAMNEMAVTATEVANNAQGAAAAAREADEATLDGTSVVSDTTQAIGNLSSRIDQAVAEVEVLESATANIETILKVINEIADQTNLLALNAAIEAARAGESGRGFAVVADEVRTLAQRTQESTTEIRNMIEQLQAGASSVSNAMNQSKDTATDAVERAQEANSALERIRDAIQRISDMNIQIASAAEEQSLVAEEINNNTVKIKDLSTQVSESSQKANEAMQVQTDNVRQQDELLNKFTV, encoded by the coding sequence ATGAAATTTAGCCATAAGGTGGTCGCTGCATCATCGACCTTACTGCTAGTCACAGTATCGCTACTGTCTATCCAACAACTATACACTGTTCGAGATGCGGTCGAGAATCATGTCAACGCCAGCCTCAAGGAGATGGTTGCAGGTGTGAAAAATACTGTTGTATCTGAAATGACAGCCAAAAAAGCACTTGCCCAATCGACAACCGAAGTTATCGAAATTGCACCGCAAGATCGTGACTACGTGAAAACTATCTTGGAAAAACCAAAACTAAAGAACAGCTTTTTGGCAGTGGGCTTCGGTTATGAAGCCAACGGATTTGTTATCGAAAATGATGACGGTTGGGATGCAGGTCCAGACTACGATCCTCGCGTTCGTCCTTGGTATATTGATGCGAAAACAAAGAACTCTCTTGTTGTAACAGACCCTTACGTAGATGCATCAAGCAAGAAAGTGATCATTTCTGTAGGTACCCCCGTTAAAGATAATGGCCAGTTCACCGCTGGTATGTTCTACGACTTAGAGCTAACCAACTTAGCGACACTGGTGAACAAGGTGAACTTGTTTGACGCGGGTTACCTATTCCTAGTAACAGCAGACGGCACGACCATCGCGCACCCAGAAGCGAAAAATAACGGTGAGAAGCTATCGAGCTACCTACCACAAGCTTCTATTCGTGAAGGTTCCCAGAGTATCGAGATTGATGGCAAGCCTTACCTAGTAAGCTTCACGCCAATCCCAAGCGAAAACTGGTACGTAGGTGCAATCCTAGATGAAGAGATCGCTTTCCAGACGGTTTCTGAGCTGAAAAATAGCTCTATCATCTACTCTTTGATTGCTGTTGTTCTAAGCGTTATCGCGCTAACCGTTCTGATTCGTGTGCTAATGCGCCCTCTGGACGCGCTCAATGAAGCGATCAATGACGTGGCAAGCGGCCAAGGTGACCTGACTAAGCGTCTAGATACCAACACGGATAAAGAGTTCTCTGAGCTTGCGAAAGGCTTCAACACCTTTACCGAGAATCTTCAAAAACAGATCATTCAATCAAAAGCAATTGGTGTTGAAATCAAGTGTGGTACTGAAATCATCGTCCAAGGTGCGAAAGAGTCTGCACACGCGATGGGCACACAATTGCAGGAGCTTGAACAGCTAGCAACTGCAATGAACGAGATGGCGGTAACGGCCACTGAAGTCGCAAATAACGCGCAAGGCGCAGCAGCAGCGGCTCGTGAGGCTGATGAAGCGACACTTGATGGTACTTCAGTCGTCAGCGATACAACGCAAGCGATTGGCAACCTATCTTCGCGTATTGACCAAGCGGTAGCAGAAGTAGAAGTGCTTGAATCTGCAACGGCCAACATCGAAACGATTTTGAAGGTAATCAATGAAATCGCCGACCAAACGAACTTGTTAGCACTGAACGCGGCGATTGAAGCGGCACGTGCCGGTGAGTCTGGCCGCGGCTTTGCCGTTGTTGCTGACGAAGTTCGTACACTCGCGCAGCGCACACAAGAGTCGACCACTGAAATCCGCAACATGATCGAACAACTTCAGGCGGGTGCAAGCTCTGTATCGAACGCGATGAATCAGAGCAAAGACACAGCAACCGATGCGGTTGAGCGCGCCCAAGAAGCGAATTCTGCACTTGAGCGTATCCGTGATGCAATTCAACGCATCTCTGATATGAATATTCAAATCGCATCTGCGGCTGAAGAGCAGAGCTTAGTAGCGGAAGAGATCAACAACAACACTGTTAAGATCAAAGACCTATCAACTCAGGTATCCGAGTCTTCACAAAAAGCGAACGAAGCGATGCAAGTTCAAACGGATAATGTTCGCCAACAAGATGAGCTATTGAATAAGTTCACCGTGTAA